A single region of the Ascaphus truei isolate aAscTru1 chromosome 6, aAscTru1.hap1, whole genome shotgun sequence genome encodes:
- the LOC142496632 gene encoding protein NYNRIN-like, with product MAAVGQTAVCGRVTLTVAEVPMDFLVDSGASTSVISKKLLPPTIELSEDWMTSMGVEGKPQKSRLTVPVPLGPFSEVVARFLVSNTCPLNLLGSDILQRLRANISYDECGMQLILHRPEGGDTPPDICILRALPLMLLQEQSNPNTGFPSHIEPQVSSSLWSVGPEDVGLLPVPPVVVQMKPGVPYPRIPQYPLKAAQEASLKIQIHAYLEKGVLRYCTSPCNTPLFPVKKKSVKGQPDKYRLVQDLRAVNAATILETPVVPNPNTLLSGVPPEASLFTVIDLANAFFSVPLHEDSQFLFSFTFQGAQLTWTRIPQGAQNSPNQFSQALKLSLSPWVLAHPEATLLQYVDDLLLCGPIDSQQMESLSVSLLQHLSSIQCKVSKSKLQWCLPKVVFLGHCISQGIRHLTDERKQAIVSVSYPSTISQLQSFLGLITYCRQWIPDASRLMQPLYDALKTGPKEDDVADPVAYQLYQRCFNLLKEAISSAPALGLPDYTKPFNLYVSEQEGHASGVLTQSHREKQRPVGYYSCRLDPVARTSPSCLKAAHSAQVLLDKVADITLGHDVIIQAPHDLAAVLSLTLPRHLSHQRHLRLQCSLLLPSYVSFQRCTTINPATLLPHIPKGGEEPMEEPNPSSSPMSPHDCLLTLQQDTSEPQNMSTTAISGADLELWTDGSRYADDSGRFHTGFAVTTEKEILHAEALPPGRSAQEAELIALQTALEMAEGKRVNIRTDSRYAFGIAHDFGTIWRNRGFITSSGTPVKHAALIQGLMEAMGLPIQVAVLKVKAHGKVDSTEARGNQLADQAAKQAALGSVSERWLAIEATEVAMVSTRAQERKREEMEAQIKAEEFPEINTARPPVIKLQQEQAKVLPEEKKQWRKDGATVEKKTGLWKKDNVYCLPRRMYPAVATWAHGATHRGKNQALAYVRKFYHAPGISTTLAAYNRACQVCQTCNPSSTQTVPTQHLAKPDYPWQRIQVDHIHMPPAGGYEYALLVVDMFSGWPEAYPVKNMTAKVTAKKMLIEIACRFGIPEVIESDQGPAFTASIFAELWFMLGAHLGLHTPYHPQSSGKVERMNGTLKTKLLKMSQDHPLPWPDLLPIALYHVRHTPQAKHGLTPYEVLFGSPPRIPEIDSQELQKGQDKVVQFVISLAQELSNSRSVVSASLPESTGDTVHPFLPGDSVYLKKHVRPDCLEPRFEGPYRVLLITPTAVKLEGKGPWIHASHCKKSSVEAP from the coding sequence ATGGCAGCAGTAGGGCAAACTGCTGTTTGTGGGAGAGTCACTCTCACAGTAGCAGAGGTCCCTATGGATTTCCTGGTGGACTCAGGGGCGTCCACGTCTGTTATATCCAAGAAATTGCTTCCCCCCACTATAGAACTTTCCGAAGATTGGATGACATCAATGGGAGTAGAGGGAAAACCGCAAAAGAGCCGCCTTACTGTCCCTGTACCTCTCGGACCGTTCTCAGAAGTCGTTGCTCGATTTCTGGTCTCGAACACTTGCCCTCTAAATCTACTAGGGTCCGACATTTTACAAAGACTAAGGGCAAATATCTCATATGATGAGTGCGGCATGCAACTTATTCTCCATCGTCCTGAAGGTGGAGACACGCCACCAGACATCTGTATCCTCAGAGCTTTACCGTTGATGCTGTTACAAGAACAATCCAACCCAAATACTGGTTTTCCCAGCCATATTGAGCCTCAAGTTTCTTCTAGTTTATGGTCTGTGGGACCTGAAGATGTGGGGCTTCTTCCCGTTCCCCCAGTGGTTGTACAGATGAAACCTGGAGTCCCTTACCCAAGAATCCCTCAATACCCTCTCAAAGCTGCACAGGAAGCCAGTCTGAAGATACAAATTCATGCATATTTGGAGAAAGGGGTGCTCAGGTATTGCACTTCACCTTGCAATACTCCTCTGTTTCCTGTCAAGAAGAAAAGTGTCAAAGGTCAACCTGATAAATATCGATTGGTACAAGATCTGCGTGCTGTCAATGCGGCAACAATACTGGAAACCCCTGTTGTCCCCAATCCGAATACTCTCCTCAGCGGAGTCCCTCCCGAGGCCAGTCTCTTCACAGTTATAGACCTGGCCAATGCTTTTTTCAGTGTTCCCCTTCATGAGGACTcccaatttttattttcttttactttCCAAGGAGCTCAACTGACATGGACAAGAATACCCCAAGGGGCCCAGAATAGCCCTAACCAGTTTTCCCAAGCTTTGAAACTCTCTCTTTCACCATGGGTGTTAGCTCACCCTGAAGCTACGCTACTCCAGTATGTTGATGACCTTCTGCTATGTGGCCCAATCGACAGCCAACAGATGGAAtcactctccgtctccctgttGCAACATCTGTCCTCCATCCAATGTAAAGTCTCTAAGTCAAAACTCCAATGGTGCCTCCCTAAGGTCGTTTTTCTGGGACATTGTATATCACAAGGAATCAGACATCTGACAGATGAAAGGAAACAAGCTATTGTATCTGTCTCTTATCCATCCACAATCAGCCAACTGCAATCATTCCTTGGACTTATCACATACTGTAGACAATGGATACCTGACGCTTCCAGGCTCATGCAACCACTATATGACGCGCTGAAAACAGGTCCCAAGGAAGACGATGTGGCCGACCCGGTTGCCTATCAGTTATATCAACGCTGTTTCAATCTTCTAAAGGAAGCCATTTCAAGTGCACCAGCACTGGGCCTTCCAGATTATACCAAGCCATTCAATCTATATGTGTCCGAGCAGGAAGGCCATGCTTCTGGAGTTCTTACACAATCCCATCGGGAAAAACAGCGCCCTGTCGGGTACTACTCCTGCAGGCTGGATCCGGTTGCACGTACTTCTCCGAGTTGTCTCAAAGCCGCCCATTCCGCCCAAGTACTGCTGGATAAAGTGGCGGACATCACTCTCGGACATGATGTTATTATTCAAGCTCCACATGACTTGGCTGCTGTTCTCTCGCTGACATTACCTCGACATCTCTCGCATCAACGCCATTTGAGACTTCAGTGCTCATTGCTTCTTCCGTCTTACGTTTCTTTTCAACGATGTACCACTATCAACCCGGCAACTCTTCTGCCACATATCCCAAAGGGGGGAGAGGAACCAATGGAAGAACCGAACCCCTCAAGTTCACCGATGTCCCCCCATGACTGTTTACTCACCCTACAGCAAGACACATCGGAACCACAGAATATGTCTACTACTGCCATCTCAGGCGCTGACCTAGAACTCTGGACAGATGGCTCAAGGTATGCCGATGATAGCGGCAGATTTCATACCGGTTTTGCCGTCACCACGGAGAAAGAGATTCTGCATGCTGAAGCATTACCACCAGGCAGGTCGGCCCAGGAAGCGGAACTAATCGCATTACAAACAGCATTAGAAATGGCAGAAGGCAAACGGGTGAATATAAGAACAGACTCACGATATGCTTTTGGCATTGCCCATGATTTTGGTACCATCTGGAGAAATAGAGGATTTATAACCTCCTCAGGAACACCGGTGAAGCATGCCGCTCTTATCCAAGGGCTCATGGAAGCTATGGGACTACCTATCCAGGTAGCGGTTCTCAAAGTCAAGGCACATGGAAAAGTAGACAGCACAGAAGCAAGAGGAAATCAATTAGCTGACCAAGCTGCCAAACAAGCTGCCTTGGGATCTGTGTCAGAGAGATGGCTAGCAATAGAAGCCACGGAAGTAGCAATGGTGAGCACACGGGCACAAGAGAGGAAGCGAGAAGAAATGGAGGCACAAATCAAAGCTGAAGAATTTCCCGAAATTAATACAGCACGACCTCCAGTTATTAAACTACAACAGGAACAGGCAAAGGTATTACCGGAAGAAAAGAAACAGTGGAGGAAAGATGGGGCGACAGTGGAAAAGAAAACTGGCCTATGGAAGAAGGACAATGTATACTGTCTCCCAAGAAGGATGTATCCAGCCGTAGCAACATGGGCACATGGGGCCACACACCGAGGAAAGAATCAAGCCCTAGCATATGTGAGAAAATTCTACCATGCTCCTGGAATCAGTACCACATTGGCCGCATACAATCGAGCCTGTCAGGTTTGTCAGACCTGTAATCCCAGCAGCACGCAGACCGTACCCACCCAGCATTTAGCCAAACCCGATTACCCATGGCAAAGAATCCAAGTGGACCATATTCACATGCCCCCGGCCGGGGGATACGAGTATGCATTGTTAGTAGTagatatgttttcaggatggccTGAAGCTTACCCAGTCAAAAATATGACGGCAAAGGTTACAGCTAAGAAAATGCTTATCGAAATAGCATGCAGATTTGGTATACCTGAGGTGATCGAAAGCGACCAAGGCCCAGCGTTCACGGCCTCTATTTTTGCGGAACTATGGTTTATGTTGGGAGCTCACTTGGGACTCCACACTCCCTATCACCCACAAAGTTCGGGGAAAGTGGAAAGGATGAACGGCACACTGAAGACCAAACTACTTAAAATGAGTCAAGATCACCCCCTCCCCTGGCCAGATCTGTTGCCTATAGCATTATACCATGTCAGACACACGCCCCAGGCCAAACATGGGCTTACCCCATATGAAGTTCTGTTTGGGTCCCCTCCCCGGATACCAGAGATAGATAGTCAGGAATTACAAAAGGGTCAAGATAAAGTAGTACAATTTGTAATttcacttgctcaagaattgtctAACTCTCGTTCTGTAGTGTCTGCTTCTCTTCCAGAGTCCACAGGAGACACGGTACACCCCTTTCTACCTGGGGATAGCGTGTACCTAAAGAAACACGTGAGACCCGATTGTTTGGAGCCCAGATTTGAAGGTCCATATCGAGTTCTGCTGATCACACCTACAGCAGTGAAGCTTGAAGGGAAGGGACCGTGGATACACGCCTCTCACTGCAAAAAGTCTTCCGTAGAAGCTCCATAA